The genomic interval GACCTCTACTTTTACCCAAACGGTGGCGGGCATCGGCGGGCGGGCCTGCGATTCGGTACGTTTCATCACGATCAACAGATCCAGTTCCGCGCCTTTAAGCGGCAGAGTGGACTCAATCAGCGTGATAGCGTTCCAACTGCCGGAAAGCAGCATGATGAAGGTGAATTCCTTGCCCAGCATTGCAAGTCGACTATCTTCGATGTTGCAGCCACAACTGCTGACGTGGCGGGTAATCGTATTAACGATACCAGTGCGGTCGGTTCCCAAGGCGGTGATGACCAGATAGTGTTCTTCCGGGCTCGGCAAAATTGTTCTTCCTGTACAGAATGTTGGGAGTAACATGGTAAACACAAAAAAAACCACCTGCCAAGCGCTTACAACCGAGGTTGCAAGCTTGCTTTTGCATAGAACTCAAAAGTACCATGAGGCACTTGTTTGTGGAGGGGATGGCCAATGTTTACGGGTAGTATTGTTGCTCTGGTTACGCCGATGGACGACAAAGGTGCCGTTGATCGTGCAAGCCTGAAAAAACTGATTGATTATCATGTCGCTAGCGGGACTGCAGCGATTGTGTCGGTGGGTACCACCGGTGAATCCGCCACGTTGGGCCATGATGAGCACGGCGAAGTGGTGATGATGACGCTGGAATTGAGCGATGGCCGTATTCCCGTTATCGCCGGAACCGGCGCCAATTCAACTGCGGAAGCCATTTCACTCACCCAACGTTTCAACGATACCGGCGTAGCCGGTTGCCTGACGGTGACGCCTTATTACAACAAGCCGACCCAGGAAGGCTTGTATCTGCACTTCAAAGCTATCGCCGAACATACCGATTTACCGCAAATTCTGTACAACGTCCCGGCGCGTACCGGTTGCGATATGCTGCCTGAAACCGTCGCCCGTCTGTCGGAAGTCAAAAATATTGTCGCCATTAAGGAAGCCACAGGGAACTTAAGCCGCGTCAGTCAGATCCAAGAACTGGTTCGTGAAGATTTCATTTTGCTGAGCGGCGATGACGCCAGCGGGCTGGACTTCATGCAATTGGGCGGCAAAGGGGTGATTTCCGTAACAGCCAACATCGCGGCCCGTGAAATGGCGGCGATGTGCGAACTGGCTGCGCAGGGGAATTTTGCCGAAGCCCGCCGTCTGAACCAGCGTTTGATGCCGCTGCATCAGAAACTGTTTGTTGAACCCAACCCCATCCCAGTGAAATGGGCGTGCAAGGCGTTGGGATTGATGGCGACCGATACGCTTCGCCTGCCGATGACCCCGTTGACGGAATCTGGCCGTACCGTGGTTGAGCAGGCCCTGAAGCAGGCGGGTTTGCTGTAACCGTTAGGAGAGTTGATGAGTTCTTCATTGCAAAAGTCGCGGGTGGCGAAGGTGGTTGGGGTTTCCCTGATCATGATGCTGGCCGCCTGTTCCAGCGATCAACGTTATAAGCGCCAGGTCAACGGCGATGAGTCTTATTTGAGCACGCCGGAGCATCGGTCGTTGAATGTGCCATCGGGTCTGATCCTGCCGCTGCAGAATAGTGATTTCGATATTCCAGCGACCACGCCGAACGGTGCTTTGGGCAAGGCGTTGGATATTCGGCCGCCGGCACAGCCGCTGGCGTTGTTGAACGGTTCTCGTGGACAGACTGTCGGCAATACGGCAACGCTGTTGCTGGAAAACAGCGCGCGTAACAGCCATCTCTGGCCGCAGATTGTGCAGGTGCTGCAATCCAGAAATTATGCTATCGCCAGCCGTCAGGATGCCAACCAGACCTTGACCACCGACTGGATCTCCTGGAAGCGTGAAGACGAAGATGTGGCTTATCAGGCGCGTTATCAGATAAGCCTGCAAGCGCAAGGGTATCAGTTGGCGTTAACGGTAAAACAGCTGGAACTGCAGCAAAATACCCGTCCGGTGACAGACGGAACCGAGATTCAACGTTATACCGCCCAGATGCTCAACACACTGTCTGATGCGCTGGATAAGCGCCTGAACGAGAGCGATAACGCGCTGGCCGGCCGTAATAGCCAACAGTTGAACGTTCAGAGCGGAGCGGATGATTCCGGTTTGCCGTTGTTGGTGGTGCGCGGCCCGTATAATCAGGTCTGGGATCGTCTGCCGAAAGCGCTGGAAAGCATCGGCATGCAAGTGGGCGATCGTAGCCGTCCGCAGGGTTCCATAACCATCACCTATAAAGCGCCGGGCAGTTCGACCTGGGATGCGCTGGGCGCCAAAGATCCGCAATTGCCGAAGGGCGACTACAAATTGCAGGTCGGCGATTTAGGCAACCGCAGTACGCTACAGTTTATCGACGCCAAGGGTCATACGCTGACCCAGTCGCAGAATGATGCGCTGGTTTCGGTGTTCCAGGCCGCGCTAACCAAATCGTAAGCGGCAAGTAATGCAAGGGTCGGTTAGCCGACCCTTCTTCATTAAGTTATCGACGAGTTAAATCACCGGGCCGTGTGCCGTGGCCCTTACTTGTGTGGAGTATTAAAGATGCAAAAGCTAGCTGAGTTGTATCGCGGAAAAGCGAAAACGGTCTACACCACGGACGATCCTGATCTGCTGGTGTTGGAGTTCCGCAATGATACGTCAGCAGGGGACGGCGCTCGCATTGAACAGTTCGATCGCAAAGGGATGGTGAACAACAAGTTCAACCATTTCATCATGACCAAACTGGCGGATGCGGGTATCCCGACCCAGATGGTGCAACTGTTGTCTGACAACGAAGTGCTGGTAAAAAAGCTGGATATGGTGCCGGTTGAATGTGTGGTGCGTAACCGCGCTGCAGGGTCGTTGGTGAAACGCCTGGGCATCAAGGAAGGTGAAATCCTCAATCCGCCGTTGTTTGATTTATTCCTGAAAAACGACGCCATGCATGACCCGATGGTTAATGAGTCGTACTGCAAAACGTTCGGTTGGGTGAGTGAAGAAAACCTGGCTCGTATGAAGGAACTGACTTACAAGGCGAACGATGTACTCAGCAAGCTGTTCGATGACGCTGGTCTGATCCTGGTGGACTTCAAACTGGAGTTCGGTCTGTTTAAGGGCGAAGTGGTGCTGGGTGACGAATTCTCCCCCGATGGCAGTCGTCTGTGGGATAAGGAAACGTTGGATAAAATGGATAAAGACCGTTTCCGTCAGAGTCTGGGTGGTCTGATTGAAGCCTATGAGGAAGTGGCACGCCGTTTAGGGGTAAAACTGGACTAACAGCGCAATCGTTTACGTTTTCGCGGGCGACACCATATCGCCCGCCATATCACTGTGAAAAATCTTGATCGAGCCGCGCCGCAGCAGCCAATAATCAGTGCTATGATTGCCCGCCTGTTTGTGACCTGTTATCCCGGCAAGGATTTTTCATGGCCTCTCTTGATTCGCCCCTGCTTATTTTGCTGGTGCTCGCAGTATTGGGTATCGTCAGCCATAACATGACGATTACGCTGGCGGTTTTGTTCCTGCTGGTGGTTCGTTTTACTCCCCTTAATCATTTTTTCCCCTGGGTGGAAAAGTACGGCCTGTCGTTTGGGATATTGGTGTTGACTATCGGCGTTCTGGCGCCGATTGCCAGCGGAAAGATTGCCGCTTCGGAAGTGGTTCAGGCGTTTCTGAACTGGAAATCGTTGCTGGCCGTCATCATCGGTATCGCGGTGTCTTGGCTGGGTGGGCGGGGCGTGTCCCTGATGAGTAATCAGCCGTCGGTGGTTGCCGGGTTATTGGTCGGAACCGTGATAGGTGTCGCGTTGCTGCGTGGCGTACCGGTGGGGCCGCTGATCGCCGCCGGGCTGCTGTCCCTATTGATTGGCAAAGGGTAGACCTGCGGGGCGTAAATAGGGTGGAAGCTTTTGTTGTCAGCCAACAGCAGCAACAGCGCAGTGGTATCCGACGGCTGTTAGTGCTGAGCGGCGAACGAAACTGGTGCTTGCAGGAGGCGATATTTCTGCGTGGTTTGCTGGCGGGCGATTGGTTGTGGGTTGGGCCGACAGCGCCGGCGGTAAATTATCCCTCGTTGGCGGCGCGTCAGGTTCGCGGCTTGTTGGGACATGAGTATCTGCACGCGGTCTTCGATGCCCGGGATGGCCTCGATGTAGAATCGTTGGTTATGCTGGCCGGTACGTTACGCGCAGGAAGTTGGTTGATTCTGCTGGCTCCTGCCTGGGATGACTGGGCGTTTGTCCCCGACGCCGATAGCCTGCGCTGGAGTGAACAACCCGCCCCTATCGCCACCCCCCGTTTTATCCAACATATGCAACAATGTCTGCTGGCTGACCCGGAGGTGGTTCTGTGGCGTCAGCATACGAATCCAGTGATTTCCCTACCCGTCAGCCGACCGGACTGGACGCCAGCCAATGGCACGCCTTCGGCAGAACAGCGCGCGCTTTTGCAACGCTTGCTGGCTGAAAAACCGGCCATTTCCGTTATTACAGCTCCTCGTGGGCGGGGAAAATCAACGCTGGCTGGTATGTTGGCGCGCCGATGTCAGTCTGAATGCTGGGTAACGGCACCCTCGCGATCCGCATCAGATATCTTGCTGCAACAAGCCGGAGAACAGGTTCGTTTCTGGGCGCCGGATGCGTTACTGGACTATTGTCGGCAACCTGGTTCGGTAACGGCAGAATGGCTACTGATTGATGAGGCTGCCGCGATTCCGACTCCGCAGCTGGCGGCGCTGCTGCCATTTTTCCGCCATGTGGTTATGACGACGACCGTGCTGGGATATGAAGGAACCGGGCGCGGTTTCTTGCTGAAATTTTGCGCCTCCTTGCCGGCATGGCGGGAGATGTCGCTGACGGAGCCTTTGCGCTGGGCGGTTGATGATCCTGTCGAGCGGGTGCTGGATCGCATCATGATGTTTGATGCAGAGCAGTCGGTCGCCGCACGGGTCGATGCCCCTTTCGTCGATAGCGATGAGTCTCGTGACCGTTGGCAATCTGAACCCACACGTTTGGCCGAATGTTATGGTTTGCTTTGCAGCGCCCATTACCGCACATCGCCGCTGGATTTGCGCCGGTTGCTGGATGCGCCTGGGATGCATATCACCAGCGTGCGCGGGCGTCAGGGGATTGTCGGGGTGGTTTGGCTGGTGGATGAAGGCGGGTTATCCGAGGCTCTGGCGCGGGAAGTTTGGGCCGGACGGCGGCGTCCGCGCGGCAATCTGGTGGCTCAGTCATTGGCGGCGCACGGTAATCAGTGGCGGGCGCCGGTGCTGCGTTCGCGCAGAATCACCCGAATTGCGGTGTTGGCTGCGCACCGGTGTCAGGGCATTGGGCAGGCGTTGGTCGCGGCCCAGGTACGGCAGGCCCGACAGCTGGGGATCGATTTTCTTTCGGTCAGCTTTGGTTTTCAGCCCGATCTCTGGCAATTCTGGCAGCGTTGCGGTTTTCAATTGGCGCGCATCGGCACTCATGTCGAGGCCAGTAGTGGGTGCTACAGCGTCATGGCGATTTTGCCGCTTAGCGAGGAAGGGCATCGACTGGCGCAGGATGCGTACCGGCAGTTGTGTCGAGATGGAGTCGAGCGGTATAACGCGCAACTGTTGCCGCTTACGCTGCCGTCGATGGATGTTGATTCCTTAACTTCGCAGGATTGGATGAATCTGGCCGGTTTTGCGCTGGCTTATCGCACGCCGGAGGCTTGTCGGGATGCGTTGGTTCGTTTGCTCCGACATTCTCCGTTACCCCTTGAAGCGCTGCGTTTATGGCTTGAACGACAGTGGTCGGTAGGGGAGATTGCGGCGTATCTTCAAATATCCGGCCGTAAAGCGTTGGTGCGCCTGTGGCGAGGCGAATGTGCGGATGCCTTGCAGCGACTTGACGCATGCTTGTATCAGCGTTGGCGTGATTGGGTGGTTTTAGCTGATTGAGCGACTGCGCTAGCAAATATGTGGTGTGAATACCCATACGAATGGTGTGTCTGATACGCGGGTAACGTGATGTTCCAAATGTCACTTCTGCTTTTGTTTTTCCCTCAAGTGGTGTTGATCACATTTTTTTAACTTCACGCGGTTTTCTGACGGTTAATTTTTAACCTTTATCTACACTGATCCTGATACAGGATAATGGAATGACTTGTTCAATAAACCTCAATATTTACCGGTCAATGAGAGGCGTATAGTGGCGAAATTCACACTTTTATGACGGTTTTCTGGCGAAAGCCAGCGGGAGACGTGACATGAAACATGATTACTTCGTGGTGCAGAATCCACCCTCGCCCAAACAACTTTTTTTGCTGTATCACGGTGTAGGAGATAACCCGGTATCGATGGGGCAGATAGGGCGTTATTTCGCGCATGCATTTCCCATGGCGCTGGTTGTCAGCGTTGGCGGTCCAGAGCGTTTCGCCATGGGGGAAGGGCGCCAATGGTTTTCGGTTCAGGGGGTGACGGAAGAAAACCGCGTTCATCGGATCAAGGCCATCATGCCACGTTTTATTGAAACGGTGCGTTACTGGCAGGATAAATCCGGCATCGATTATACGCATACCGCACTGATTGGATTCTCCCAGGGCTCCATCATGATTCTGGAGGCCTTAAAGACGGAGAAAAGTCTGGCGGGACGGGTGGTGGCGTTTAGCGGTCGGTTCGCTGCGTTGCCGGAGCAGCCTATGTACGATGTTGTGGTGCATCTGGTGCATGGCGAAAATGATCCGGTCATTGCGGCGGAACATGCCCAACAGGCAGCCATGAGTTTACGAGCGCAAGGTTCTGACTTCACTCTGGATCTGGTACCAGATTTAGGGCACGCGATTGACGACCGTATGATGGATTACGCACTGGATCGTTTGCATCATTATATTCCCAAGCGCTTTTGGGATGAGGCTGTACTGGGTATCCGAGGCGAGCTGGTCGCCTTTCGCTAAGGTTTTATGCCAACACCAGAGAAAGCCGAGCAGTAACGAGAAACATCGCAGAAGGAACGTGGAGCGGGGAAGCAATAACCCCGCTCCACGTTTTTTATTGTCAGCGGTGAACCACTTCCTTGGGAGGTGGTGGTTGTGTATGCGTGGAGCTGATATTGTTGTGTCGATTAGGGCTTCTTTTGCGGCCAGTCGTCTTCTTTATCCCACTCGGCATTGTTATCCCGATGCGGGGGCAGCGGCGGTTTATTCTGCAGAAAACGTTTATGGTCGAGACGGTACAAGGCCTTGATGCCGTTAATCAACATCCCCAACAGGATCAGCAATACGATCCACCAATAGTCAGCCAGCCAGTTCATTGTGGCTCCTTATCAACAGAAGCAATAAATCGTTCGAACCATGCGGAAAGGTGCGCTTTTAACCAATTTTGCCCGGCGATCTCTTCACCATGCCAAGCCTGCAGGAGTACATCCGGAGTCAGTAACTGAGCGGCTGCGGACGCCAGAGGGGCATAACTGATATGCCAGGGCTCGACGGCTACTCCACCATGATCCTGCGCAAATGGGCGATAAAAGCCGAACGCGGCCATATTGTCCGTCAGCCAGATGTTCAACGCTGCAAAATATCCACCGGGTTCGTATTCCCAGGGCTCTAATTGGAGCGGTTGTCCTTCCGGCAGGCAGTCAGGATCGTAGATGTCCAGATCGCTACCCCAATGATGACGACTGGCTCCTGGCAATGCCGACCAACGTAATATCGCTTCGCAACGTTCGCCTTCATTAAGCGTCAGGGCATCAATCGGTTTGCTGCTCTGATCAAGCAGAGGGCGCTGGCCGTTGAATTTGCCGTTCCAGATCAGGCGCTGACGTTCAAAATCCCGAAAAGTGCTGGCAGGTTGCAGATTAAAGCCCGCCTGTCGAGCAGCCTGCTGTAGAGCCAGGAAGGCATGAACGGCTTCTGGCTGGAGGCGGTGAGACCCGGCCAACGTTGCCAGATGGCGGTCGCTTTTTCCCGTCAGGCAGGCTATGGCTATCATGCGATGAGTTGCTCCATGATGTGCTGATACATGTTGCTTAGTAGCGATAAATCATCTGCGCTGACGCACTCATTCACTTTATGGATGGTGGCGTTTACCGGCCCGAGCTCCACCACTTGCGCCCCCATGCGAGCGATAAACCTGCCATCCGATGTGCCGCCGTTAGTCAGCAGTTGTGGGGTCATCTGGCTGTGATGTTCCACCGCGCTGACGACGGCATCCACCAGTGCTCCTCGTGCCGTCAAAAACGGATGCCCTGACAACCACCACTCCAGTGTGTAATCAAGCTGATGGCGATCGAGTAGCGCCTGTACTCGTTGTTTTATGGTTTCATCCGTTAGCTCGGTGCTGAATCGAAAGTTGAACTGCACATAGAGTTCGCCGGGGATGACGTTATTACTTCCCGTGCCAGCTTGTATGTTGGCTATCTGCATGCTGGTGGGGGGAAAAAACTCATTGCCTTCATCCCAGATGGTTGAAACCAACTCGTTCAGCGCCGGCATCGCCCGGTGTACCGGGTTATCCGCCAGATGAGGATAGGCAACATGCCCTTGAATGCCATGAATGCGCAGGTTAGCGGTGATAGAGCCGCGTCGACCGTTTTTGACGACGTCTCCGAGGCGCTCGGTACTGGAG from Musicola paradisiaca NCPPB 2511 carries:
- the purC gene encoding phosphoribosylaminoimidazolesuccinocarboxamide synthase, which produces MQKLAELYRGKAKTVYTTDDPDLLVLEFRNDTSAGDGARIEQFDRKGMVNNKFNHFIMTKLADAGIPTQMVQLLSDNEVLVKKLDMVPVECVVRNRAAGSLVKRLGIKEGEILNPPLFDLFLKNDAMHDPMVNESYCKTFGWVSEENLARMKELTYKANDVLSKLFDDAGLILVDFKLEFGLFKGEVVLGDEFSPDGSRLWDKETLDKMDKDRFRQSLGGLIEAYEEVARRLGVKLD
- a CDS encoding M15 family metallopeptidase, producing the protein MIAIACLTGKSDRHLATLAGSHRLQPEAVHAFLALQQAARQAGFNLQPASTFRDFERQRLIWNGKFNGQRPLLDQSSKPIDALTLNEGERCEAILRWSALPGASRHHWGSDLDIYDPDCLPEGQPLQLEPWEYEPGGYFAALNIWLTDNMAAFGFYRPFAQDHGGVAVEPWHISYAPLASAAAQLLTPDVLLQAWHGEEIAGQNWLKAHLSAWFERFIASVDKEPQ
- the dapE gene encoding succinyl-diaminopimelate desuccinylase, with amino-acid sequence MSCPVIELAQQLIQRPSLSPDDAGCQELMIERLHNIGFTIERMDFGDTRNFWAWRGNGKTLAFAGHTDVVPTGDAGLWKFPPFEPTCHEGMLYGRGAADMKGSLAAMVVAAERFVATHPHHQGRLAFLITSDEEAKATYGTVKVVEALMARQERLDYCLVGEPSSTERLGDVVKNGRRGSITANLRIHGIQGHVAYPHLADNPVHRAMPALNELVSTIWDEGNEFFPPTSMQIANIQAGTGSNNVIPGELYVQFNFRFSTELTDETIKQRVQALLDRHQLDYTLEWWLSGHPFLTARGALVDAVVSAVEHHSQMTPQLLTNGGTSDGRFIARMGAQVVELGPVNATIHKVNECVSADDLSLLSNMYQHIMEQLIA
- a CDS encoding YpfN family protein, encoding MNWLADYWWIVLLILLGMLINGIKALYRLDHKRFLQNKPPLPPHRDNNAEWDKEDDWPQKKP
- a CDS encoding tRNA(Met) cytidine acetyltransferase TmcA, which gives rise to MEAFVVSQQQQQRSGIRRLLVLSGERNWCLQEAIFLRGLLAGDWLWVGPTAPAVNYPSLAARQVRGLLGHEYLHAVFDARDGLDVESLVMLAGTLRAGSWLILLAPAWDDWAFVPDADSLRWSEQPAPIATPRFIQHMQQCLLADPEVVLWRQHTNPVISLPVSRPDWTPANGTPSAEQRALLQRLLAEKPAISVITAPRGRGKSTLAGMLARRCQSECWVTAPSRSASDILLQQAGEQVRFWAPDALLDYCRQPGSVTAEWLLIDEAAAIPTPQLAALLPFFRHVVMTTTVLGYEGTGRGFLLKFCASLPAWREMSLTEPLRWAVDDPVERVLDRIMMFDAEQSVAARVDAPFVDSDESRDRWQSEPTRLAECYGLLCSAHYRTSPLDLRRLLDAPGMHITSVRGRQGIVGVVWLVDEGGLSEALAREVWAGRRRPRGNLVAQSLAAHGNQWRAPVLRSRRITRIAVLAAHRCQGIGQALVAAQVRQARQLGIDFLSVSFGFQPDLWQFWQRCGFQLARIGTHVEASSGCYSVMAILPLSEEGHRLAQDAYRQLCRDGVERYNAQLLPLTLPSMDVDSLTSQDWMNLAGFALAYRTPEACRDALVRLLRHSPLPLEALRLWLERQWSVGEIAAYLQISGRKALVRLWRGECADALQRLDACLYQRWRDWVVLAD
- the bamC gene encoding outer membrane protein assembly factor BamC, with translation MSSSLQKSRVAKVVGVSLIMMLAACSSDQRYKRQVNGDESYLSTPEHRSLNVPSGLILPLQNSDFDIPATTPNGALGKALDIRPPAQPLALLNGSRGQTVGNTATLLLENSARNSHLWPQIVQVLQSRNYAIASRQDANQTLTTDWISWKREDEDVAYQARYQISLQAQGYQLALTVKQLELQQNTRPVTDGTEIQRYTAQMLNTLSDALDKRLNESDNALAGRNSQQLNVQSGADDSGLPLLVVRGPYNQVWDRLPKALESIGMQVGDRSRPQGSITITYKAPGSSTWDALGAKDPQLPKGDYKLQVGDLGNRSTLQFIDAKGHTLTQSQNDALVSVFQAALTKS
- the dapA gene encoding 4-hydroxy-tetrahydrodipicolinate synthase codes for the protein MFTGSIVALVTPMDDKGAVDRASLKKLIDYHVASGTAAIVSVGTTGESATLGHDEHGEVVMMTLELSDGRIPVIAGTGANSTAEAISLTQRFNDTGVAGCLTVTPYYNKPTQEGLYLHFKAIAEHTDLPQILYNVPARTGCDMLPETVARLSEVKNIVAIKEATGNLSRVSQIQELVREDFILLSGDDASGLDFMQLGGKGVISVTANIAAREMAAMCELAAQGNFAEARRLNQRLMPLHQKLFVEPNPIPVKWACKALGLMATDTLRLPMTPLTESGRTVVEQALKQAGLL
- a CDS encoding DUF441 domain-containing protein, with the protein product MASLDSPLLILLVLAVLGIVSHNMTITLAVLFLLVVRFTPLNHFFPWVEKYGLSFGILVLTIGVLAPIASGKIAASEVVQAFLNWKSLLAVIIGIAVSWLGGRGVSLMSNQPSVVAGLLVGTVIGVALLRGVPVGPLIAAGLLSLLIGKG
- a CDS encoding glycine cleavage system transcriptional repressor, translated to MPSPEEHYLVITALGTDRTGIVNTITRHVSSCGCNIEDSRLAMLGKEFTFIMLLSGSWNAITLIESTLPLKGAELDLLIVMKRTESQARPPMPATVWVKVEVADSPHIIERFTDLFDSHQMNIAELVSKTQSAEGAALPQLYIQITAHSPATLDGLIIEPAFHQLCTELNAQGSISVVNYPQHEDKDGE
- the ypfH gene encoding esterase, whose translation is MKHDYFVVQNPPSPKQLFLLYHGVGDNPVSMGQIGRYFAHAFPMALVVSVGGPERFAMGEGRQWFSVQGVTEENRVHRIKAIMPRFIETVRYWQDKSGIDYTHTALIGFSQGSIMILEALKTEKSLAGRVVAFSGRFAALPEQPMYDVVVHLVHGENDPVIAAEHAQQAAMSLRAQGSDFTLDLVPDLGHAIDDRMMDYALDRLHHYIPKRFWDEAVLGIRGELVAFR